One Microplitis mediator isolate UGA2020A chromosome 3, iyMicMedi2.1, whole genome shotgun sequence DNA segment encodes these proteins:
- the LOC130665239 gene encoding putative ankyrin repeat protein RF_0381 produces the protein MDISKFTYTKVSWLIEEGFIKDVNGELPFEGKPTFLHVAVVNSDEKLVDYLLRKQADKNLNNLIWGTPLHVAVGNKNLKIIQTLITSGVNVNLQLLTDPWLTTLQMAVLQKNIEIAELLLENGADVNFVSDNPNVLTHRKTLLNIAIRSDDEQMVKLLLKHNADPNSDISGDVSPLHIATGSGNLKIIKILLAHGANINFVPVHGYINQTPLYFAVLHEHSKAVKLLLNYDTIDINIIADCESSVLHYGAMFVKFNYKIVQYLLDAGIDVNLKNDIGETVLDIAEQFPGKVKLLIRRHIIKLIAANLHVSKENLAAVTNNRLTKARDSCVKEIEKMKKINIGESNLTFHDALFKDEHGLAVFHRNGNYVHT, from the coding sequence aTGGACATCTCGAAATTCACCTACACAAAAGTTTCTTGGTTGATAGAAGAAGGATTCATCAAGGACGTCAATGGGGAGCTTCCATTTGAAGGTAAACCAACGTTCCTTCATGTGGCAGTTGTGAACTCCGATGAAAAATTGGTGGATTATCTGCTGCGCAAACAAGCAGATAAGAATTTGAACAACTTAATTTGGGGAACACCTCTCCATGTCGCTGTGGGgaataaaaatctaaagatTATTCAGACTCTAATAACCTCCGGAGTCAACGTGAATTTGCAATTACTAACGGACCCTTGGCTTACAACCCTACAAATGGCAGTTCTACAAAAGAACATCGAAATCGCGGAATTGCTATTGGAAAATGGTGCTGATGTTAATTTTGTGTCAGATAATCCTAATGTGCTCACGCATCGCAAAACACTTTTAAATATTGCTATTCGCTCAGATGATGAACAAATGGTAAAACTTCTTCTTAAACACAATGCTGATCCCAATAGTGACATTTCTGGAGATGTATCGCCACTACACATTGCTACTGGTAgtggtaatttaaaaattataaagattcTTCTTGCGCATGGtgcaaatattaattttgtacCGGTGCATGGATATATTAACCAAACTCCTTTGTATTTTGCGGTTCTTCATGAACACTCGAAAGCCGTAAAGTTATTATTGAATTATGATACAATCGACATAAACATTATAGCTGACTGTGAAAGTTCAGTTCTTCACTACGGGGCCATGTTcgtcaaatttaattataagatcGTGCAGTATCTACTTGACGCTGGCATAgatgtcaatttaaaaaacgacaTTGGTGAAACGGTGTTAGATATAGCAGAACAGTTTCCAGGCAAAGTAAAATTGCTAATAAGGAGGCATATTATAAAACTTATAGCGGCAAATTTGCATGTAAGCAAAGAAAATTTAGCAGCAGTGACAAATAATCGTTTGACTAAAGCGCGTGATTCTTGTGTGAAAGAAAttgagaaaatgaaaaaaatcaacattGGTGAGAGTAATCTTACGTTTCACGATGCTTTGTTTAAAGATGAACATGGATTGGCG